Genomic DNA from Deinococcus planocerae:
TGCGAAGGGCGTTCAGGGCCGCGATCTCCCCGTAGGCACCGGGATTGCCCTGGAAGGCGACGGTGAGGTGTGGCGCCGTCTCTGGCCTTTGCTCGTCCACCTGCGCGCCCTGATGCCCGTTCATGGGGGCAGGCTAGCGTATCGGTCCGTGGAGAGGGCTGAACCCCGTCCTCGCCTGAACTAGACTGCCGGGGTGTCCCCCGTCACCCCTGACCCCGTGCTCGACCTCGACGCCGCCTCGCTGAGCGGGGCCACGCGCCGGGGCGACCTGACCGCGCTGGAAGTCACCCGCGTGTATCTCAAGCGCCTGCACGCCCACAACCCGCGTCTGCGCGCCGTCATCACCGTCAGCGAATCGGCGGAGGCGGACGCCACCCGGCTCGACGCCTTGCCCCCCGAGCGGCGCGGTCCCCTGCACGGCCTCCCCATCCTGATCAAGGACAACATCGACGTGGCGGGCCTGCCGACCACGGCGGGGAGCCTGCTGATGACCCGGCACATTCCGACCCAGGACGCCCCCCTCGTCGCCCGTCTCCGCGCCGCCGGGGCCGTCATCCTCGGCAAGGCGAACCTGACCGAGTGGGCGAACTTCATGACGCTGGGGATGCCGAACGGGTACTCCGGGGCGGGCGGGCAGACGGTGAATCCCTGGGGCGAGGGGCTGGACACGGGCGGGTCGTCGAGCGGGAGCGGCGTGGCGGTCGCCGCCCGGCTGTGTGTGGCCGCGGTCGGCACCGAGACGAGCGGGAGCATCCTCAGCCCGGCGCAGCAGAGCGGGGTGATCGGCCACAAGCCCACCGTCGGCCTGATTCCACGCACGGGCGTGGTGCCCATCTCCCACAGCCAGGACACCGCCGGGCCGATCACCCGCTCCGCCCGCGACGCCGCCCTCCTCCTCTCGGTGATGGCCGGTCCCGACGACGCCGATCCGGCGAGCCGCCTCCTGCCCGTCCCCAACCTCACCCTGCGTCCGGGGGCCCTCAAGGGGGCGGAGATCGGTGTGCTGCGCGACCCGCCCGGCTCTCCCGTGTCGGAGGAGGAGCGCTCCTCCCTCGCCCGCGCGGAGGAGGCCCTGCGGGAAGGGGGTGCGACTCTGCGCGACGTGACCCTCCCCACCGCCGACGAGCTGGGCGGCTGGCACTTCGAGGTCCTCGTGTACGAGTTCAAGCATGACCTGAATGCCTACCTCGCGGGCGTGAAGGACGGCCCCCGCAGCCTCGCGGAAGTCATCGAGGCGAACGACGCCGATCCAGAGCGCCTCCAGCGGTACGGGCAGGCGCTCCTGTACGCGGCCCAGGGCACGCGCGGCGACCTGAGCGAGCGGGCGTACCGGGAGGCGCGGGCGCGCGACCTCGACCTCACCCGGACGCGCGGCCTCGACCCCCTCTTCGCCCTGGGGCTCGACGCGCTGCTGTGGCCGGGCCTGCACGGGTACGCGGTGGGCGCCAAGGCGGGCTACCCCAGCGTCACGGTGCCCACCGGCCCCCACGAGGGCGCCCCCACCGGCATCCTCCTGACCGGCCCCGCCGGGAGCGACGGGCGGCTGCTCTCGCTCGCCGCCGACCTGAACACCCGGCTTGGCGGCGTGCAGTTCCCGCCCGACGCCCCGGCTTGACCCCCCGCCCCCGCCCGTCTAGCATGGGCGGGCTCTCCTCTCGGGGAGGGTGGGGGCGGTTAGCTCAGCGGTAGAGCGTTCGCCTTACAAGCGAAGGGTCGGGGGATCGTAACCCTCACCGCCCACCAGACGCCTCACCCCCGGGTGGGGCTCTTTACGCCTCCCCCGCCTCGCTGGCATTCACGTCGATGGTGGGGTGGCGTTTTTCGAAGCGCACGCTCAGGACCCCGGTGTGCAGGCTGGCCTCCCCCGTCTGCGGCAAGACGGGCTGCGGAAAGCGCAGGGTGCGGGTAAACGTGCCGCTCGGGCGCTCGGCCTGGAGGGTGGGGCGGATGGCGTCGCGGCGGCCCGCCACCGTCACCGTGTCGCCGTCCTCCTGAAGTTCGAGGCACTCGGGGTCCACGCCGGGCACGTCGAGCAGCAGGGTGAGGTGGGTGTCGCCGTCCACCCAGTCGGCGGGCGGAGTCCAGGGCACCTCGGCGCCCAGCGTCTCGGCCTCCTCCCGGAGGGTCATGAGCTGCTGAAGGC
This window encodes:
- a CDS encoding amidase family protein gives rise to the protein MSPVTPDPVLDLDAASLSGATRRGDLTALEVTRVYLKRLHAHNPRLRAVITVSESAEADATRLDALPPERRGPLHGLPILIKDNIDVAGLPTTAGSLLMTRHIPTQDAPLVARLRAAGAVILGKANLTEWANFMTLGMPNGYSGAGGQTVNPWGEGLDTGGSSSGSGVAVAARLCVAAVGTETSGSILSPAQQSGVIGHKPTVGLIPRTGVVPISHSQDTAGPITRSARDAALLLSVMAGPDDADPASRLLPVPNLTLRPGALKGAEIGVLRDPPGSPVSEEERSSLARAEEALREGGATLRDVTLPTADELGGWHFEVLVYEFKHDLNAYLAGVKDGPRSLAEVIEANDADPERLQRYGQALLYAAQGTRGDLSERAYREARARDLDLTRTRGLDPLFALGLDALLWPGLHGYAVGAKAGYPSVTVPTGPHEGAPTGILLTGPAGSDGRLLSLAADLNTRLGGVQFPPDAPA
- a CDS encoding Hsp20/alpha crystallin family protein; protein product: MNEPVLARLQQLMTLREEAETLGAEVPWTPPADWVDGDTHLTLLLDVPGVDPECLELQEDGDTVTVAGRRDAIRPTLQAERPSGTFTRTLRFPQPVLPQTGEASLHTGVLSVRFEKRHPTIDVNASEAGEA